One Thermofilum sp. genomic window carries:
- a CDS encoding ABC transporter ATP-binding protein gives MSSGREILRADDIVADYVVREGLIRAADHVTLAVLENEVLGLVGESGSGKTTLIQAVTRVGPYNMKVKGRVLFEGKNLLEMEEKEIRRIRGRLIAQVFQAAQNSLNPFIRVWDHFLETFRSHYPDVSEEEVRERAVELLSRVGLDEQVLGMYPHQLSGGMKQRVVIALALLLDPRLVFLDEPVSALDLLTQKQVLRYLLELKRSGKTTMVYVTHDIESLFELADRLAILYAGVLVEEGGTSDVVKEPLHPYTQGLMQSLMTVDIDVSKVRSIPGSPPSLLLHLKPKGCPFVDRCPHAASKCRDVRPELRETERGRKVACHLYG, from the coding sequence ATGAGTAGCGGCAGGGAAATCTTGAGAGCGGACGACATAGTAGCAGACTACGTCGTCAGGGAGGGGCTGATCAGGGCTGCGGACCACGTGACGCTCGCCGTGCTCGAGAACGAGGTCCTCGGGCTTGTAGGTGAGAGTGGTAGCGGGAAAACTACGCTGATCCAAGCAGTCACCCGCGTGGGCCCCTATAACATGAAGGTTAAGGGGCGGGTGCTTTTCGAGGGGAAAAACCTGCTGGAAATGGAGGAGAAGGAGATCCGCAGGATAAGGGGGAGGCTTATCGCTCAGGTTTTCCAGGCCGCTCAGAACTCTCTCAACCCCTTCATCAGAGTTTGGGACCACTTCCTCGAGACTTTCAGGTCGCACTACCCTGATGTGAGCGAGGAGGAGGTCAGGGAGAGAGCAGTCGAGCTGCTCAGTAGGGTGGGTCTGGACGAGCAGGTTCTCGGCATGTACCCCCACCAGCTCAGCGGGGGGATGAAGCAGAGAGTCGTGATAGCTCTGGCCCTGCTCCTCGACCCACGGCTCGTGTTTCTCGATGAGCCTGTCTCCGCCCTTGACCTGCTCACACAAAAGCAGGTGCTCCGCTACCTCCTTGAGCTGAAGAGATCGGGGAAGACGACAATGGTCTACGTGACTCACGACATTGAAAGTCTCTTTGAGCTTGCCGATAGGCTAGCTATACTGTACGCGGGCGTTCTCGTCGAGGAGGGAGGCACCAGTGATGTCGTGAAGGAGCCCCTACACCCCTACACGCAGGGGCTGATGCAGAGCCTCATGACAGTAGATATCGATGTCAGCAAGGTAAGGTCTATCCCCGGCTCTCCTCCCAGCTTGCTTCTGCACTTAAAGCCTAAAGGCTGCCCGTTCGTAGACCGCTGCCCCCATGCAGCTAGCAAGTGCAGGGACGTAAGACCCGAGCTCCGCGAAACTGAAAGAGGGAGGAAGGTAGCTTGCCATCTCTACGGGTGA
- a CDS encoding ABC transporter ATP-binding protein has product MQPALLSLRNINVVFKGRGGTVSAVRDVSLDITPGEIVSVVGESGSGKTTLGRVAALLQRPTSGSVLYKGLDTERIPERDLKRIKIRLQYVYQDPYSSLNPVKSVYETLAVVIRTHRKGIPESEVKRLVLDLLERVGLTPPEYFLNKYPHHLSGGMRQRLNIARALIPDPELMVADEPVSMIDPSMKVSVLDLLKDLNATSGVSLLYITHELGTIRYLAPTSKLLVMLRGLVVEEGVAEEVMRKPLHPYSLALIVFGSAFEPKLKSMRDLFVKHAEYRGTPSAGCPFAARCPWAREKCFRERPPSVEYAGRKIACHFPGEVEQYW; this is encoded by the coding sequence ATGCAACCCGCTCTGCTCAGCCTGAGGAATATTAACGTCGTGTTCAAAGGGAGGGGCGGCACTGTGAGCGCAGTGCGCGATGTTTCCCTTGACATAACCCCTGGTGAGATAGTCAGCGTAGTTGGAGAGAGCGGCAGCGGGAAAACCACGCTGGGCCGAGTTGCCGCGCTCCTGCAGCGCCCTACGAGCGGCTCAGTCCTGTACAAGGGCTTGGACACGGAGAGGATCCCCGAGCGGGATCTGAAGAGGATAAAGATCAGGCTTCAGTACGTCTACCAGGATCCTTACTCTTCGCTTAACCCCGTGAAAAGCGTCTACGAGACACTTGCAGTCGTGATAAGAACACACCGAAAGGGGATCCCGGAGAGCGAGGTTAAGAGGCTCGTGTTAGATTTACTGGAGCGGGTGGGGCTCACACCGCCCGAGTACTTCCTCAATAAGTACCCCCACCACCTCAGCGGGGGGATGAGGCAGCGGCTCAACATCGCTAGAGCTCTCATCCCAGACCCCGAGCTAATGGTAGCTGATGAACCCGTCTCTATGATTGACCCCTCGATGAAGGTATCCGTCCTCGACCTCCTGAAAGATCTCAACGCGACGTCAGGCGTCTCCCTACTCTACATAACACACGAGCTTGGGACTATAAGGTACTTAGCGCCAACCTCGAAGCTACTCGTCATGCTCCGGGGGCTCGTCGTAGAGGAGGGAGTAGCAGAGGAGGTCATGAGGAAACCTCTTCACCCTTACTCGCTCGCCCTCATTGTCTTCGGCTCAGCTTTCGAACCTAAGCTGAAATCCATGCGTGATTTATTCGTAAAGCATGCCGAGTACAGAGGTACACCCAGCGCAGGCTGCCCCTTCGCAGCCCGCTGCCCCTGGGCTAGGGAGAAATGCTTCAGGGAGCGCCCGCCCAGCGTCGAGTATGCTGGGCGTAAGATAGCCTGCCACTTCCCTGGCGAAGTTGAACAGTACTGGTGA
- a CDS encoding plasma-membrane proton-efflux P-type ATPase, which produces MRSTSEFGRLPVDEVLRVLGTSAEGLSEAEARARLEKYGYNEVMEERRSPVADFLKRYWGPMPWLLELAIVLSVLIGHYLEAAIIFVLLTVNAAVGFVHSHRSQKALEYLKKRLAVKAKVLRDGKWTVKDARELVPGDIIRVELGDLVPADAKILSGGVSVDQSALTGESLPVDLGPSDILYSSSLVVRGRADCVVISTGANTYFGRTAELVKKARPKSHQEEIVLSITRYMMYVAVAALALASVYALALGMSTLSILTLAVIFLMGAIPVALPAVFTIVQAVGALELAKEGVLVTHLSAIEDAASVDVICLDKTGTITQNKLSVAEVVPFSRYTREDVVLAASLASEEESGSMIDMAVVSYARSMSLKLERYKRVSYTPFNPAIKRSEAIVEAEGELFKVVMGAPQVILDLCECPIETRREVEEKLEELSRRGYRSLAVAKSERGDLNKLSIVGLIALTDPVRPDSRAMIEELKALGIKPMMLTGDNIHIAKEVASQVSIGSRIAPISVLRALRDEEAAKAIEEYDGFAEVYPEDKYRIVKLLQMNKHMVGMTGDGVNDAPALRQAEMGIAVSNATDVAKASASVVLTEEGLRVIVNAVKVSRQIYQRMLTWVINKISKTIEFIALLTVGFFWLRDVVLSLLGMTLLIFANDFVTMSLATDNVKHTSNPNKWNVKNITLASLAVGLLYAAESIAAMAVGRTYFHLGPEKLRTFMLLVLVYNSQFRVYSVRERKHFWSSRPGRELTLSTTAAVVGFTLLALHGAVIPPLPLEQVLFPLGLSAAFTFGIVDPLKYLTAKRLQL; this is translated from the coding sequence TTGAGGAGCACTTCGGAGTTTGGGCGGCTGCCTGTCGATGAAGTGCTCAGGGTGCTGGGTACTTCTGCGGAGGGGCTTTCAGAGGCTGAAGCGAGAGCTCGGCTGGAGAAGTACGGGTACAACGAGGTAATGGAAGAAAGAAGGAGCCCTGTTGCCGACTTCTTGAAGCGCTACTGGGGCCCTATGCCTTGGCTCCTCGAGCTGGCTATCGTCCTCTCAGTTCTCATCGGCCACTACCTTGAGGCTGCCATCATCTTCGTTCTACTTACTGTGAACGCAGCTGTGGGCTTTGTGCACTCGCACCGCTCGCAAAAAGCACTGGAGTACTTGAAGAAGAGACTAGCGGTTAAAGCGAAAGTACTTCGCGACGGTAAGTGGACGGTGAAAGACGCTAGGGAGCTCGTGCCCGGGGACATTATACGCGTAGAGCTCGGCGACTTAGTGCCCGCAGACGCTAAGATTCTGAGCGGGGGAGTTTCTGTCGACCAGTCAGCTTTAACAGGAGAATCCCTGCCAGTGGACCTGGGCCCCTCAGACATCCTATACTCGAGCTCTCTAGTGGTGAGGGGTAGGGCTGACTGCGTAGTAATTAGCACTGGTGCTAACACGTACTTTGGGAGAACTGCCGAGCTTGTTAAGAAAGCGAGGCCGAAGTCTCACCAGGAGGAGATCGTGCTGTCCATAACCAGGTACATGATGTACGTTGCCGTAGCAGCGCTAGCCTTAGCTTCGGTTTACGCACTAGCACTAGGAATGAGCACTTTATCCATCCTGACGTTAGCCGTCATCTTCTTAATGGGTGCTATCCCGGTCGCGCTGCCGGCCGTGTTCACGATAGTGCAAGCTGTGGGGGCCTTGGAGCTGGCGAAAGAAGGGGTCCTCGTGACGCACCTCAGCGCTATAGAGGATGCGGCCTCCGTAGATGTGATCTGCCTAGACAAGACGGGGACAATAACGCAGAACAAGCTCTCAGTCGCTGAAGTTGTACCCTTCTCTAGATACACGAGAGAGGATGTGGTGCTGGCAGCGAGCTTAGCGTCCGAGGAGGAAAGCGGGAGCATGATTGACATGGCAGTTGTAAGCTACGCGAGGTCAATGAGCCTGAAACTCGAGCGCTACAAGCGAGTCTCCTACACGCCTTTCAACCCGGCTATTAAGAGGTCTGAAGCCATCGTCGAGGCTGAAGGGGAGCTCTTTAAGGTGGTTATGGGCGCGCCCCAGGTAATCTTAGACCTTTGCGAATGTCCTATAGAAACCAGGAGAGAGGTGGAGGAGAAGCTGGAGGAGCTTTCCCGCAGGGGCTACAGGTCCCTGGCTGTGGCCAAGTCGGAGCGGGGAGACCTCAACAAGCTCTCGATCGTGGGCCTCATAGCCTTGACCGACCCCGTTAGACCAGACTCGAGAGCTATGATAGAGGAGCTTAAGGCTCTCGGCATAAAGCCTATGATGCTCACGGGTGACAACATCCACATTGCTAAGGAGGTGGCTTCCCAAGTTTCGATCGGCAGCCGAATCGCTCCGATAAGCGTGCTCAGGGCCCTGAGGGACGAGGAGGCTGCAAAAGCCATCGAGGAGTACGATGGCTTCGCTGAGGTATACCCCGAGGACAAGTACAGGATAGTGAAGCTTCTGCAGATGAACAAGCACATGGTAGGGATGACCGGCGATGGGGTTAACGACGCGCCCGCGCTAAGGCAGGCAGAGATGGGGATAGCCGTGAGCAACGCGACGGATGTGGCGAAGGCTTCCGCGAGTGTGGTCCTCACAGAAGAGGGATTAAGGGTAATCGTCAACGCGGTGAAGGTGAGTAGGCAGATATACCAGAGGATGCTGACCTGGGTTATAAACAAGATTTCCAAGACGATAGAGTTCATCGCCCTGCTGACAGTCGGCTTCTTCTGGCTTCGTGATGTGGTACTCAGCCTGCTGGGTATGACACTGCTGATATTTGCGAACGACTTCGTCACAATGTCGCTTGCGACAGATAACGTGAAGCACACTAGTAACCCGAACAAGTGGAATGTCAAGAACATCACGTTAGCCTCGCTTGCTGTAGGCCTGCTCTACGCTGCCGAGAGCATTGCCGCGATGGCTGTGGGGAGAACCTACTTCCACCTAGGCCCGGAGAAACTGCGCACGTTTATGCTGCTGGTTCTCGTCTATAACAGCCAGTTCAGAGTCTACTCAGTGAGGGAGAGGAAGCACTTCTGGTCCTCGAGGCCGGGCAGGGAGCTGACTCTCTCGACTACAGCTGCAGTAGTCGGTTTTACCCTGCTTGCTCTTCATGGCGCAGTGATTCCCCCGCTACCTCTGGAGCAAGTGCTCTTCCCGCTCGGGCTCTCAGCAGCGTTCACTTTCGGGATAGTGGACCCCCTGAAGTACCTTACTGCGAAGAGGCTGCAGCTCTAG
- a CDS encoding NAD(P)H-dependent oxidoreductase yields the protein MRVAVVLGTGREGRRSELVAKFVVESLRGLGVDADLIDVRDYRICFTRRGDGSAEVEEFRSRVVEAEALVIVSPEYNRSYPGELKMLLDTLYSEYADLPVGLVTVSKGLGGPSVLSELRQLCLNLGMLPVGFIMVQNVEQFESVEDLARAYGGSLAELLQRLSKYARKHRPRDTPA from the coding sequence ATGAGGGTCGCTGTGGTTCTCGGAACCGGAAGGGAGGGGCGTAGATCCGAGCTTGTGGCGAAGTTCGTCGTTGAGAGTCTTAGGGGACTGGGTGTTGACGCGGATCTCATTGATGTCCGGGATTACAGGATATGCTTTACGCGTAGGGGCGATGGCTCTGCGGAAGTGGAGGAGTTCAGGAGCAGGGTGGTTGAGGCTGAGGCTCTCGTGATCGTGTCGCCAGAGTACAACAGGAGCTATCCAGGCGAGTTGAAGATGCTTCTCGACACGCTTTACAGCGAGTACGCAGACCTGCCTGTCGGGCTGGTGACCGTTTCGAAGGGTTTGGGCGGCCCCAGCGTGCTGAGCGAGCTGAGGCAGCTGTGCCTTAACCTCGGCATGCTTCCGGTTGGCTTCATCATGGTTCAGAACGTCGAGCAGTTCGAGTCTGTGGAGGACCTGGCGAGAGCTTACGGCGGCAGCTTAGCGGAGCTCTTACAGCGCTTGAGCAAGTACGCGAGGAAGCATCGACCTCGAGATACCCCTGCCTAA
- a CDS encoding HAD family phosphatase, translated as MIKMIALIWDFDGVVVFTPHEKAWRITAHRFGILNLTSEFYHRYVSGRPRYEGARIILSLLGGYAGPELEQLVELFASEKNRVFNLLVESGEVEVNRPAIEFILRTRRGNRPAFKHVLASASRNAVRLATRLEYLGRPLSSFFDADVSGSGATKREIFEKAMKAVREADCFIAIDDAPSGVRTAAELGIIPVGYSDRGLEDHGARMIIEKFEGLEPEVLVELCRSR; from the coding sequence ATGATAAAAATGATTGCCCTGATCTGGGACTTCGACGGCGTTGTAGTATTCACCCCTCATGAAAAAGCCTGGAGGATAACGGCACACCGCTTCGGGATACTAAACCTTACGAGCGAGTTTTATCACCGCTACGTCTCGGGCAGGCCGCGCTACGAGGGAGCTAGGATCATTTTAAGCCTGCTCGGGGGGTACGCGGGGCCAGAGCTGGAGCAGCTTGTAGAGCTGTTTGCGAGCGAGAAGAATCGCGTCTTCAACCTTCTCGTGGAGAGCGGAGAGGTGGAGGTGAACAGACCCGCTATCGAGTTCATATTGAGGACGCGGAGGGGTAATCGTCCTGCTTTTAAGCATGTTCTGGCTTCCGCTTCCCGTAATGCTGTGAGGCTGGCTACTAGGCTGGAGTACCTTGGCCGTCCGCTCTCCAGCTTCTTTGACGCAGACGTGAGCGGCTCCGGTGCTACGAAGCGCGAGATATTCGAAAAAGCTATGAAGGCGGTAAGGGAGGCCGACTGCTTCATTGCGATCGATGATGCACCTTCGGGTGTTAGAACTGCTGCAGAGCTTGGGATTATCCCGGTCGGGTATAGCGATAGGGGCCTCGAAGACCACGGAGCTAGAATGATCATTGAGAAGTTTGAGGGGTTGGAGCCCGAGGTTCTAGTGGAACTATGCAGGTCGAGGTGA
- a CDS encoding type II toxin-antitoxin system VapC family toxin, whose translation MMIETDVLYAYVKREDWLKPVADKLLRRVSEGEFGTVYASRESLHEMYYVSLEEGVPLDEIILRFALLTSIDNLVFLETTHEVDLLALTLMKQFKLSSIFDAYYAATALNQVPDHTIVTTDTVYDRIPGLRRVDPREL comes from the coding sequence ATGATGATTGAGACGGATGTTCTCTACGCTTACGTGAAGAGAGAGGACTGGCTGAAGCCGGTTGCCGATAAGCTTCTCCGCAGGGTATCTGAGGGAGAGTTCGGCACTGTTTACGCTTCCCGCGAGAGCCTTCACGAAATGTACTACGTTTCGCTGGAGGAGGGTGTACCTCTCGACGAAATCATCCTAAGGTTCGCGCTCTTAACTTCTATCGATAACCTCGTTTTCCTGGAGACCACCCACGAGGTCGACCTCCTCGCGCTGACTTTAATGAAGCAGTTCAAGCTTTCTTCAATCTTCGACGCCTACTACGCCGCCACAGCGCTCAACCAGGTCCCCGACCACACCATCGTTACAACCGACACCGTCTACGACAGGATACCTGGGTTGAGGAGAGTAGATCCCCGCGAACTCTAA
- a CDS encoding ferritin: protein MSEVDLKSDFNRQLNQELRNAYLYLSMAAFFESITLPGFAHYFSVQAREELEHAMKFYRFMVDRGWSIELQEIPRPKTTWSSVLEAAEDFLNAEVENTKRIWRMVDLARQAGDKAAESFLQWFVNEQVEEEKNASELLARVKLVKDHPAGLLALDRLLAERK from the coding sequence ATGAGCGAAGTCGACTTGAAGTCCGATTTTAACAGGCAGCTGAACCAGGAGCTGAGGAACGCCTACCTCTACCTCTCGATGGCTGCTTTCTTCGAGAGCATCACGCTCCCCGGGTTCGCCCACTACTTCAGTGTTCAGGCCCGCGAAGAGCTTGAGCACGCGATGAAGTTCTACCGCTTCATGGTGGACAGGGGGTGGAGTATCGAGCTGCAAGAAATCCCGAGGCCGAAAACCACGTGGTCCAGCGTGCTCGAAGCAGCTGAAGATTTCCTCAACGCCGAAGTGGAGAACACGAAGAGGATCTGGAGGATGGTGGACTTGGCGAGGCAGGCTGGCGACAAAGCCGCGGAGAGCTTCCTCCAGTGGTTCGTGAACGAGCAGGTAGAAGAGGAGAAAAACGCCAGCGAGCTGTTAGCCAGAGTAAAGCTTGTGAAAGACCACCCAGCCGGCCTCCTAGCACTCGACAGGCTCCTTGCTGAGAGGAAGTAG
- a CDS encoding ABC transporter permease, protein MREQQRELLSSFLKGLAVNKLALASTAILCFFTLTALLAPLLIDPRSIEISPEKRYLPPSLEHPLGTDHMGRDTLMQLLLGASDVFRMGLFVASIAITIGTLVGLYAGYAGGGVDRVLMTLTDTVILIPSLPLILILIATFRRMDVFSIGAISALTMWMGYARGMRARVLQVREMPFVEALKGLGVGDAQIILGEILPLVSPYMLVEFVRMFRGGIFVIVGLAFLGVTPWSPYNWGTMLNIAYFQARSIFIPGGFWHWFSPLAAIVLLQWSLIEFSRYIEEVLIPRLKEYE, encoded by the coding sequence GTGAGAGAGCAACAGCGCGAGCTGCTGAGTAGCTTCCTAAAAGGGTTAGCTGTTAACAAGCTGGCGCTAGCCTCCACGGCTATCCTCTGCTTCTTCACGCTCACAGCCCTGCTCGCCCCCCTCCTCATAGATCCAAGGAGCATTGAGATCAGCCCGGAGAAGCGCTACCTGCCGCCCTCCCTGGAGCACCCGTTAGGTACTGACCACATGGGTAGGGATACACTGATGCAGCTGTTGCTTGGGGCGAGCGATGTCTTCAGAATGGGGCTCTTCGTCGCCTCAATCGCCATCACAATAGGAACTCTAGTGGGACTGTACGCAGGTTATGCTGGGGGTGGCGTCGACAGAGTTCTGATGACACTAACGGACACAGTCATCCTTATCCCCTCGCTCCCGCTAATCCTAATCCTCATCGCTACGTTTAGGAGGATGGACGTGTTCTCCATCGGGGCTATATCCGCCCTGACGATGTGGATGGGCTATGCCCGCGGCATGAGGGCCAGAGTCCTGCAGGTAAGGGAAATGCCTTTTGTCGAGGCGCTGAAGGGCCTGGGCGTCGGGGATGCGCAGATCATCCTGGGGGAGATCCTCCCTCTGGTATCGCCCTACATGCTCGTGGAGTTCGTTAGAATGTTCAGAGGAGGTATCTTCGTCATCGTAGGCTTAGCATTCCTCGGAGTAACCCCCTGGTCGCCGTACAACTGGGGTACAATGCTCAACATCGCGTACTTCCAGGCGAGGTCGATCTTCATTCCAGGCGGCTTCTGGCACTGGTTCTCCCCGCTAGCGGCTATCGTCCTGCTGCAGTGGTCGCTGATCGAATTCTCGAGGTACATAGAGGAGGTGCTCATCCCGAGGTTGAAGGAGTATGAGTAG
- a CDS encoding HEPN domain-containing protein yields the protein MQARREVELWVKAAEEDLEDAKIALRGERWFRAAFFSQQAVEKALKALFFVVRREEPPRIHTVTELYTLLKEAGFSLPREVEEQLFILNKYYTVTRYPDAAGGLPSESVDKVEAQRAYGLAGEVIRLVREFLRSRA from the coding sequence GTGCAAGCGCGTAGAGAGGTAGAGCTCTGGGTTAAGGCCGCCGAGGAGGACTTAGAGGACGCGAAGATAGCCTTGAGGGGGGAGAGGTGGTTCCGCGCGGCTTTCTTCTCGCAGCAAGCGGTCGAGAAGGCCCTGAAAGCGCTATTCTTCGTGGTGAGGAGGGAAGAGCCGCCACGCATACACACAGTCACTGAGCTGTATACACTGCTCAAGGAAGCTGGCTTCTCGCTGCCTAGAGAGGTGGAGGAACAGCTTTTCATACTGAACAAGTACTACACGGTGACACGGTACCCTGACGCGGCGGGCGGGCTTCCCAGCGAGTCAGTGGATAAGGTTGAAGCTCAGAGAGCGTACGGCTTGGCTGGCGAGGTGATAAGGCTTGTCAGAGAGTTCCTTCGAAGCCGCGCTTAG
- a CDS encoding ABC transporter permease: protein MRWLVRHAVKGLLYAALTILLSMHITFILVNNMPGDPIERIARELMWMHGYTYEQAYKIASVTYALAAGNKTLAEKYFEYLNMLLRLNLGYSFTYGTSVNRVIVESLPWTLLVGIPGIIIGFTLGAFLGSFSALQRKKLPDTILITAFTIIDSTPSFLIALLLIFVFAVGLGVLPAQGATEPGVSPGFTLEYIGGVARRAILPVLSYAIPAAAGWYFTMRSVAVSSLGEDFVLFAQARGVEERRIVKTYVMRSGLLPMVAGLAIAFGLIVGGSLLIETIFAYPGMGYHFVVGFNNHDYGLLQGLFLAQAITLSLANLVADIVYPILDPRVRYP from the coding sequence ATGAGGTGGCTTGTTAGGCATGCTGTTAAAGGGCTTCTCTATGCGGCTCTGACAATCCTGCTATCAATGCACATCACGTTCATCCTGGTTAACAACATGCCCGGCGACCCCATCGAGAGAATAGCAAGGGAGCTGATGTGGATGCACGGCTACACCTACGAGCAAGCCTACAAGATAGCATCAGTTACCTACGCGCTAGCGGCTGGCAACAAGACTCTCGCTGAGAAATATTTCGAGTACTTGAACATGCTTCTCAGGCTAAACCTCGGCTACTCGTTCACCTACGGGACTTCAGTCAACCGAGTTATCGTTGAGAGTCTCCCCTGGACCCTTCTCGTCGGCATCCCGGGCATAATCATAGGCTTCACGCTGGGCGCTTTCCTCGGCTCTTTTAGCGCACTTCAGAGGAAAAAGCTCCCAGACACTATCCTCATCACCGCGTTCACGATAATCGACTCGACCCCCTCCTTCCTCATCGCTTTACTGCTAATTTTCGTCTTCGCTGTAGGCTTGGGGGTTCTGCCAGCCCAGGGAGCCACGGAGCCCGGCGTCAGTCCGGGCTTTACGCTAGAGTATATCGGCGGGGTAGCAAGAAGAGCTATCCTACCCGTGCTCTCTTACGCGATTCCAGCTGCTGCGGGCTGGTACTTTACGATGCGCAGCGTAGCCGTCTCCTCTCTTGGCGAGGACTTCGTGCTTTTCGCGCAGGCGAGGGGTGTGGAGGAGAGGAGAATAGTTAAGACCTACGTGATGCGGAGTGGCCTGCTTCCCATGGTAGCCGGCCTTGCTATCGCTTTCGGCCTTATCGTAGGCGGGAGCTTGCTGATTGAGACTATCTTCGCGTACCCTGGCATGGGGTATCACTTCGTCGTCGGTTTCAACAACCACGACTACGGGCTCCTACAGGGGCTTTTCCTCGCTCAGGCAATCACGCTTTCACTGGCAAACCTCGTAGCGGATATCGTGTACCCGATCCTCGACCCAAGGGTGAGGTATCCGTGA
- a CDS encoding nucleotidyltransferase domain-containing protein yields MSESSFEAALRAARTLLELLSQRIRVKEAYLFGSYAKGTWLKTSDVDLVVVSEDFRGMKFLERLDLINELQWKAQIKPFVEAIPLTPEEFAERLQESALLRDASKHWIRIA; encoded by the coding sequence TTGTCAGAGAGTTCCTTCGAAGCCGCGCTTAGAGCCGCGCGCACCCTCCTGGAGCTGCTCTCGCAGAGGATTAGAGTGAAAGAGGCGTACCTTTTCGGCAGCTACGCTAAGGGCACCTGGCTTAAGACAAGCGACGTCGACCTAGTAGTGGTCTCCGAGGATTTCAGAGGGATGAAATTCCTCGAGAGGCTCGACCTCATCAACGAGCTACAGTGGAAAGCGCAGATAAAGCCTTTCGTGGAGGCGATACCGCTGACGCCGGAGGAGTTCGCGGAGAGGCTGCAGGAGAGCGCCCTGCTGAGGGACGCCTCCAAGCACTGGATCAGAATCGCCTGA
- a CDS encoding TrmB family transcriptional regulator sugar-binding domain-containing protein, which produces MAEEALLSRLMLLGFTKYEARAYVTLLKHGSLTSSEIIKLARIPQPRIYDIMDSLVSKGFVRKSKGKPIRYSLVDPKSAFKGFMEAEMARIATVGDEVLKFHRESSSLRSVTGESVWVSHGYAAYMAALSEVFQTTEDELLAALYSSTLNTVLRSDEFVAKLKKLSSCFVLYDLEPQHPLPVEEVLYRPTYGPTLFISDLTRAWLITGIQNGREPLIYYIEDIEITSLITMYFFEVLRRWSKPVQNKLAAEVMEQRFRSIVRAVDMIRGFEKRGLKAYVQAEGIWLRTGEQGAVEGVAVETRRDELKGITSIVVELANGNRASIGGLGARYEDFAALKIRVRAAPYSALSSG; this is translated from the coding sequence ATGGCAGAGGAAGCATTGCTCTCCAGGTTAATGCTGCTGGGCTTTACGAAGTACGAGGCTAGAGCGTATGTTACGCTCCTCAAGCACGGCTCTCTGACTTCGTCGGAGATTATTAAGCTAGCTCGGATCCCGCAACCGAGGATCTACGACATCATGGATAGCCTCGTTTCAAAGGGGTTCGTGAGGAAGAGCAAGGGAAAACCCATCCGCTACTCTCTCGTCGACCCGAAGTCCGCGTTCAAGGGGTTTATGGAGGCGGAGATGGCGCGGATCGCTACTGTCGGGGACGAGGTCTTGAAGTTCCACCGCGAGAGCTCTTCTCTGAGGTCAGTTACGGGGGAGAGCGTGTGGGTTTCACATGGCTACGCAGCTTACATGGCAGCGCTCAGCGAGGTTTTTCAGACAACGGAGGACGAGCTCCTCGCGGCGCTCTACTCTAGTACTCTGAACACCGTTTTGAGGTCAGACGAGTTCGTAGCGAAGCTCAAGAAGCTCTCTTCGTGCTTTGTCCTTTACGACCTGGAGCCGCAGCACCCCCTACCTGTGGAGGAGGTTCTCTACAGGCCCACCTATGGGCCTACCCTTTTTATCTCTGACTTGACGCGTGCTTGGCTTATCACCGGCATTCAAAACGGCAGGGAGCCTCTCATATACTACATTGAGGACATCGAGATCACGAGCCTCATTACAATGTACTTCTTCGAGGTGCTGAGGCGCTGGTCCAAGCCTGTGCAGAACAAGCTTGCAGCTGAAGTGATGGAGCAGAGGTTCCGGAGTATAGTGAGAGCTGTTGATATGATCCGAGGCTTCGAGAAGCGGGGGCTCAAAGCCTACGTACAAGCAGAGGGGATCTGGTTGAGAACCGGGGAGCAGGGAGCCGTGGAGGGAGTAGCGGTTGAGACAAGGAGGGACGAGCTGAAAGGAATTACAAGCATCGTCGTAGAGCTCGCCAACGGAAACCGTGCGTCGATCGGAGGTCTCGGAGCACGGTACGAAGACTTTGCAGCTTTAAAAATCAGGGTAAGGGCAGCACCATACAGCGCTCTTTCGAGCGGGTGA